From a region of the Alkalinema sp. FACHB-956 genome:
- a CDS encoding DNA-directed RNA polymerase subunit gamma — translation MPKLEQRFDYVKIGLASPERIRQWGERTLPNGQIVGEVTKPETINYRTLKPEMDGLFCERIFGPAKDWECHCGKYKRVRHRGIVCERCGVEVTESRVRRHRMGYIKLAAPVAHVWYLKGIPSYMAILLDMPLRDVEQIVYFNAYVVLNPGNAEGLSYKQLLTEDQWIEIEDELYSEDSKLEGIEVGIGAEALQQLLQDINLDEEAERLREEIAASKGQKRAKLIKRLRVIDNFIATGSQPDWMVLDVIPVIPPDLRPMVQLDGGRFATSDLNDLYRRVINRNNRLARLQEILAPEIIVRNEKRMLQEAVDALIDNGRRGRTVVGANNRPLKSLSDIIEGKQGRFRQNLLGKRVDYSGRSVIVVGPKLKIHQCGLPKEMAIELFQPFVIHRLIRQGLVNNIKAAKKLIQRNDPTVWDVLDEVIEGHPVMLNRAPTLHRLGIQAFEPILVDGRAIQLHPLVCPAFNADFDGDQMAVHVPLSLEAQAEARLLMLASNNILSPATGRPIVTPSQDMVLGCYYLTAENPAATKGAGRYFANLDDAITAYEQKEVDLHSYVWVRFDGEVETDLDDALVEEQTSEEGYVTRLYNYRRVRQDPEGNLISQYIKTTPGRIIYNKTVIDVLAD, via the coding sequence ATGCCCAAGCTTGAACAGCGATTCGACTACGTCAAAATTGGTCTGGCATCCCCGGAACGCATTCGTCAGTGGGGGGAACGTACCCTGCCCAATGGCCAAATTGTCGGTGAAGTCACCAAACCCGAAACCATCAACTACCGGACCCTGAAACCGGAAATGGATGGTCTTTTCTGTGAGCGGATTTTTGGGCCTGCGAAGGACTGGGAATGCCACTGCGGGAAGTACAAACGGGTGCGCCACCGGGGGATTGTGTGTGAACGTTGTGGCGTAGAAGTCACGGAATCCCGCGTGCGGCGGCATCGCATGGGTTATATCAAGCTGGCGGCTCCTGTGGCCCACGTGTGGTATCTCAAAGGGATTCCAAGCTACATGGCAATTTTGCTAGACATGCCCCTGCGGGATGTTGAGCAAATCGTTTACTTCAATGCCTATGTCGTGCTGAATCCTGGTAACGCTGAAGGATTGAGCTATAAGCAACTGCTGACGGAAGATCAGTGGATTGAAATTGAAGACGAGCTGTACAGCGAAGATTCTAAGCTGGAAGGCATTGAAGTAGGCATTGGGGCAGAGGCGCTGCAACAACTCCTGCAAGACATCAATCTGGATGAAGAAGCGGAACGGCTGCGGGAAGAAATTGCTGCGTCCAAGGGACAAAAGCGGGCCAAGTTGATCAAACGCCTGCGGGTGATTGATAACTTTATTGCGACAGGTTCCCAGCCAGACTGGATGGTCTTGGATGTGATTCCCGTCATTCCGCCGGATCTGCGCCCGATGGTGCAACTGGATGGGGGCCGTTTTGCCACCTCTGATTTGAACGACTTGTATCGCCGGGTGATTAACCGGAACAACCGTCTGGCCCGCCTCCAGGAAATCCTCGCGCCGGAAATTATCGTCCGTAACGAAAAACGGATGCTCCAGGAAGCGGTGGATGCGCTGATCGATAACGGTCGCCGCGGTCGTACCGTCGTGGGTGCGAACAACCGTCCCCTCAAGTCCCTGTCGGACATTATCGAAGGGAAACAGGGTCGCTTCCGGCAAAACCTGCTGGGGAAACGGGTGGACTACTCCGGTCGTTCTGTGATCGTGGTTGGCCCCAAACTGAAGATTCACCAGTGCGGTCTGCCCAAGGAAATGGCGATCGAGCTGTTCCAGCCCTTTGTGATTCACCGGTTGATTCGCCAAGGCTTGGTCAACAACATTAAGGCTGCGAAAAAGTTGATCCAACGCAACGACCCCACAGTCTGGGATGTCTTGGATGAAGTGATTGAAGGGCACCCTGTCATGCTGAACCGGGCCCCGACGCTGCACCGTTTGGGGATTCAAGCCTTTGAACCGATCCTGGTTGATGGTCGTGCCATTCAACTCCACCCCTTGGTCTGTCCGGCCTTCAACGCGGACTTTGACGGAGACCAAATGGCGGTGCACGTACCGTTGTCCCTGGAAGCCCAGGCCGAAGCCCGCCTCTTAATGCTGGCGTCGAATAACATTCTGTCTCCAGCCACGGGGCGTCCGATCGTCACACCGAGCCAAGACATGGTGTTGGGCTGCTATTACCTGACTGCGGAAAACCCCGCCGCGACCAAGGGCGCAGGTCGCTACTTTGCCAACCTGGATGACGCTATCACCGCCTACGAGCAGAAGGAAGTCGATCTCCATTCCTACGTTTGGGTGCGATTTGACGGTGAGGTCGAGACGGACTTGGATGATGCGCTGGTGGAGGAACAAACCTCGGAAGAGGGCTATGTGACTCGCCTCTATAACTACCGACGGGTACGGCAGGATCCCGAAGGGAACTTGATTTCCCAGTACATCAAGACGACGCCGGGACGGATTATTTACAACAAAACCGTCATCGATGTGTTAGCTGACTAA
- a CDS encoding helicase C-terminal domain-containing protein: MIEAEVHQQLRAFLREQREPHWAHHLTMARLVARALRLGRSALIQTGTTTGFPAPYRLSYLLPLLLWKGPVLLVTPERLHQPLLRVELPRLQQWIAQPKPIQVGDRWPQGTFEGILLTTPESWLRDRFYHEGRFPQGISTVMDGVDDLETWTRQVLTSHLPATEWDSLMLAIPSQMDAIRDIRVGLTRAIFHRPANPYECYLMDDPERSLLQDLHQLAKGSQAMVPPPWQLLFEQLQQSHRLTWATIHRSQGTFSLHSSPTEVGSFLDPLWLTQPTVLIGSALDLETEATIYRQTVGLGDLTCLKFSPDRQDAIVQLYQPDGMPMPNTPQFQTSLLKELRYLLSHAPQGPAVVLVGDTPLRSQVGSVLAAEFGSRVQVERTSLDEYSILVCGWEFWQTHQQALPTPTCIAIATLPIPSLEHPLVAGRVNYYKKNRQDWFRLYLLPTALMELQRAISPIRDAQGLVALLDSRVLHRSYGQQVLAALSPFARISYLETPWDEDTLGA; the protein is encoded by the coding sequence GTGATCGAAGCCGAGGTTCATCAGCAACTGCGAGCCTTTCTGCGAGAGCAGCGAGAACCCCACTGGGCACATCATTTGACGATGGCACGGTTAGTTGCTCGTGCCCTGCGCTTAGGGAGAAGTGCCCTCATCCAAACGGGAACAACGACGGGTTTTCCTGCTCCCTATCGGCTGAGTTATCTGTTGCCGTTGCTGCTCTGGAAAGGCCCAGTGCTCCTGGTCACGCCGGAACGCTTACATCAACCCTTGCTGCGGGTCGAGCTACCTCGACTGCAACAGTGGATTGCGCAACCTAAACCGATTCAAGTCGGCGATCGTTGGCCCCAGGGAACCTTTGAGGGGATTTTGCTGACCACGCCAGAATCTTGGTTGCGCGATCGCTTCTACCACGAAGGCCGATTTCCTCAAGGGATTTCCACGGTGATGGATGGGGTGGATGACTTGGAAACCTGGACTCGCCAAGTGCTGACTAGCCACCTTCCGGCCACTGAGTGGGACAGCTTAATGTTAGCGATCCCCAGCCAAATGGATGCGATTCGCGATATTCGGGTTGGCTTAACTCGAGCGATTTTCCATCGTCCTGCCAATCCCTACGAGTGTTATTTGATGGATGACCCGGAGCGATCGCTACTTCAAGATCTCCATCAGCTGGCGAAAGGAAGTCAAGCCATGGTGCCCCCCCCCTGGCAGCTTTTGTTTGAACAATTGCAGCAGAGCCACCGATTGACTTGGGCCACGATTCACCGCAGCCAAGGGACGTTTTCTCTACATAGTAGTCCTACGGAAGTGGGATCGTTTTTGGATCCTCTCTGGCTGACCCAGCCAACGGTGTTAATTGGGAGCGCTCTGGATCTAGAAACCGAAGCGACGATCTATCGTCAAACCGTAGGCTTGGGCGATTTAACCTGCCTCAAGTTCTCCCCCGATCGGCAGGATGCGATCGTGCAGCTTTATCAACCGGACGGCATGCCAATGCCCAACACCCCCCAGTTCCAAACGAGCCTCCTGAAGGAATTACGCTACCTCCTGAGCCATGCTCCCCAAGGCCCTGCCGTCGTGCTTGTAGGAGATACACCGCTGCGGAGCCAGGTGGGATCGGTCTTGGCCGCAGAATTTGGCTCGCGCGTCCAAGTCGAACGCACCAGCCTAGATGAATACAGCATTTTGGTTTGTGGCTGGGAGTTTTGGCAAACCCATCAACAGGCTTTACCTACGCCGACCTGCATCGCGATCGCCACCTTGCCCATTCCTTCCCTAGAACATCCTTTGGTTGCGGGTCGGGTTAACTATTACAAAAAAAATCGTCAGGATTGGTTTCGGCTCTATCTCCTGCCCACGGCCCTGATGGAGCTTCAGCGGGCCATTTCCCCGATTCGAGATGCCCAAGGGTTGGTGGCATTGCTCGATAGTCGAGTTCTCCACCGTAGCTATGGGCAACAGGTGTTAGCGGCTCTGAGTCCCTTTGCTCGCATCAGTTACCTGGAAACCCCTTGGGACGAAGACACGCTGGGGGCTTAG
- a CDS encoding DUF1517 domain-containing protein: MNSWHDRFNSLTGRDRLVVCRLFIHFKGQEVTPLLGVLNQAGRNAAFAEGDLATLGSGLIQICQSLLQHQTYWYAAANEGDVFWSEGEAEQLVNELFMDSAQRYLSDLPPEEPAADTPLSLPISHNLVVMITVAFEGEDPHLETDLADLNALKQGLLSLTNLVEQNRLRAIQVHFSPAQMGDELTEDQVLQQFPELIPL; encoded by the coding sequence ATGAATTCCTGGCACGATCGATTCAATTCCCTGACTGGCCGCGATCGACTGGTGGTCTGTCGGTTGTTTATCCACTTCAAAGGGCAAGAAGTTACCCCGTTACTGGGTGTACTGAACCAGGCAGGACGAAATGCGGCCTTTGCAGAAGGGGATTTGGCCACCTTAGGCAGTGGTTTAATCCAAATTTGTCAGAGCCTACTGCAACACCAGACCTATTGGTATGCTGCGGCCAACGAGGGTGACGTGTTTTGGTCCGAGGGTGAAGCTGAACAATTGGTTAACGAGTTATTTATGGATTCAGCCCAACGGTACTTGAGTGACTTGCCACCAGAAGAACCCGCCGCAGATACCCCCTTGTCCCTTCCCATTAGCCACAATTTGGTGGTGATGATCACCGTCGCTTTTGAGGGGGAAGATCCGCATCTGGAAACGGATCTCGCCGATTTGAATGCATTAAAACAAGGCTTACTTAGTTTGACGAACTTAGTCGAGCAGAATCGTCTACGGGCGATCCAAGTTCATTTCTCACCGGCCCAAATGGGGGATGAGCTGACGGAAGATCAAGTTTTGCAACAATTTCCCGAATTGATTCCGCTATGA
- a CDS encoding DNA-directed RNA polymerase subunit beta', which yields MAEQGKQVFRNRVINKKQLQNLVSWAFTHYGTARTAQMADAVKDLGFRYATRAGVSISVDDLQIPPTKKALLESAEETIRSTEEKYTRGEITEVERFQKVIDTWNGTSEELKDEVVKHFRSNDPLNSVYMMAFSGARGNISQVRQLVGMRGLMANPQGEIIDLPIKTNFREGLTVTEYIISSYGARKGLVDTALRTADSGYLTRRLVDVSQDVIIRELDCGTARGIPVRSMTDGERVLIPLKDRLLGRVVSQDVLHPETGEVIVARNDAISNEIAEEIGKAKVQEVVVRSPLTCESPRSVCQRCYGWSLAHAHLVDIGEAVGIIAAQSIGEPGTQLTMRTFHTGGVFSGEMARQERAEFDGVVKLPKKLKSRPFRTRHGEDALTVESADSANKITIEGSNGKNQVFTAAQGATLMVRDGESVKQGQILAEIPLSGRGRKTTEKAQMDVFSHLAGEVMFADVVPEEKKDRQGNTTRIAQRGGLMWVLSGDVYNLPPGAEPAVKNGDRVETNGVIAETKVITENGGTVRLADTNEGKGGREIQIITASVMLDQARVRKVESHQGGDQYRLETTSGQIFSLKAAPGTQVTNGQVVAELIDDRYHTQTGGILRYSGVEVGKRGKAKQGYEVLKGGTLLWIPEESHEVNKDISLLMVEDGQYVEAGTEVVKEIFCQSSGVIEVTQKNDILREVVIKPGSIHMLDSLDGVNTREPVLVNPGQVIMPGLTAEELAYVEYVETPEGPALLLRPVVEFQVPDEPAVPSQDSGAQESGRSIRLRAVQRIPYKDGDRVRSIEGLELLRTQLVLEVDQESQLAADIELVPDETDEELLRLQLVILESLVIRRDITADTTQGSTNTRILVQDGEQIPPGAVVARTEILCKEAGEVQGIRDGSEAVRRILVVRDADTLAIDLPETAKLKKGDLLVSGSHDLGEHLKESGQVMAVEGKQAKLRLARPYRVSPGAVLHIDDGDLVQRGDSLVLLIFERAKTGDIIQGLPRIEELLEARKPKEACIIARQSGTAQVIYAEDDSVEVKIVDHDGLITEYPLGPGQNVIVLDGQAVEAGERLTDGPTNPHELLEILFLANSEKQGIHEAALKSLQEVQTFLVAEVQGVYQSQGIDISDKHIEVVVRQMTSKVRVDDGGDTTMLPGELVELNQLEQVNEAMAITGGAPAKYTPVLLGITKASLNTDSFISAASFQETTRVLTEAAIEGKSDWLRGLKENVIIGRLIPAGTGFNAYEESGGPQDIDLSFEMLDDDADLTDVVLDDRTARAYGLESFEDRPSFSFESFGSGEGEGGEFASGFSPILDDDELIDDSSINRNDEDDDLDEDDLL from the coding sequence ATGGCAGAGCAAGGCAAGCAAGTTTTCCGTAACCGCGTCATCAACAAAAAACAACTGCAAAATCTCGTTTCCTGGGCCTTTACCCATTACGGCACTGCCCGAACCGCACAAATGGCAGATGCCGTGAAGGATTTGGGTTTCCGCTATGCAACGCGAGCCGGGGTCTCAATTTCCGTAGACGATTTGCAAATCCCCCCGACGAAAAAAGCACTTCTGGAAAGTGCGGAAGAAACCATTCGATCGACGGAAGAAAAGTACACGCGCGGCGAAATCACCGAAGTGGAACGGTTCCAAAAGGTGATTGACACTTGGAACGGAACCTCCGAGGAACTGAAGGATGAGGTGGTTAAACACTTCCGCTCCAACGACCCGCTGAACTCGGTGTACATGATGGCCTTCTCCGGCGCTCGGGGGAATATCTCCCAGGTGCGTCAGTTGGTGGGGATGCGGGGTCTGATGGCGAATCCCCAGGGGGAAATTATTGACCTCCCGATTAAGACCAACTTCCGGGAAGGGCTGACGGTTACCGAATACATCATCTCCTCCTACGGGGCGCGTAAAGGCTTGGTGGATACGGCGCTACGGACAGCGGACTCCGGTTATTTGACCCGCCGTCTGGTGGATGTCTCCCAGGATGTGATCATTCGTGAACTAGATTGCGGTACTGCTCGAGGCATTCCAGTTCGCAGCATGACTGATGGGGAACGGGTCTTAATTCCGCTCAAAGATCGCCTTTTAGGTCGAGTCGTTTCCCAGGATGTCCTCCATCCCGAGACGGGGGAAGTGATTGTGGCCCGCAATGATGCCATTTCCAATGAAATTGCAGAGGAAATTGGCAAAGCTAAGGTGCAGGAAGTGGTTGTGCGATCGCCCCTGACCTGCGAATCGCCCCGATCGGTGTGCCAACGTTGTTACGGCTGGAGTTTGGCCCACGCGCACCTCGTTGATATTGGCGAAGCGGTAGGAATTATTGCGGCCCAGTCGATCGGTGAACCGGGTACCCAGCTCACCATGCGGACCTTCCACACCGGGGGCGTTTTCTCCGGGGAAATGGCGCGGCAGGAACGGGCGGAATTTGACGGGGTCGTCAAGCTCCCGAAAAAGTTGAAGTCCCGCCCCTTCCGGACCCGCCACGGGGAAGATGCCCTCACCGTGGAATCGGCGGATTCTGCCAACAAGATTACGATCGAAGGCAGCAACGGCAAAAACCAAGTCTTTACTGCGGCCCAAGGGGCAACCTTGATGGTGCGGGATGGGGAATCGGTTAAGCAGGGCCAAATTTTGGCAGAAATCCCCCTGTCCGGTCGCGGTCGTAAAACGACGGAAAAAGCCCAAATGGACGTGTTCTCCCACCTCGCTGGGGAGGTCATGTTTGCGGACGTGGTGCCGGAAGAAAAGAAAGACCGTCAAGGTAACACGACCCGCATTGCCCAACGGGGTGGCTTGATGTGGGTGCTGTCGGGGGATGTGTATAACCTGCCGCCCGGTGCTGAGCCTGCGGTCAAGAATGGTGATCGGGTCGAAACCAATGGCGTCATTGCCGAAACCAAAGTGATTACCGAAAACGGTGGTACGGTTCGTCTTGCGGATACCAACGAAGGCAAAGGCGGTCGGGAAATCCAAATCATCACTGCTTCGGTCATGTTGGATCAGGCTCGGGTGCGCAAGGTAGAAAGCCACCAAGGGGGTGATCAATACCGACTCGAAACCACCAGCGGTCAAATTTTCTCCCTTAAAGCAGCCCCTGGGACTCAGGTGACCAATGGGCAAGTGGTGGCGGAATTAATTGACGATCGCTACCACACGCAGACCGGTGGGATCCTGCGTTACTCTGGCGTTGAAGTGGGTAAACGCGGTAAGGCCAAACAGGGCTACGAAGTCCTGAAGGGGGGAACCCTGCTCTGGATTCCAGAAGAATCCCACGAAGTCAACAAAGATATTTCGCTGTTGATGGTAGAAGACGGCCAGTACGTGGAAGCGGGCACGGAAGTCGTCAAGGAGATTTTCTGTCAAAGCAGTGGTGTGATTGAAGTGACTCAGAAGAACGACATTCTGAGGGAAGTGGTGATCAAGCCCGGTTCGATCCACATGTTAGACAGCTTGGATGGGGTGAATACCCGCGAGCCGGTTTTGGTGAACCCCGGTCAGGTCATTATGCCGGGACTGACCGCCGAAGAACTGGCCTATGTCGAGTATGTAGAAACGCCTGAAGGTCCTGCCCTGCTGCTGCGACCGGTGGTGGAATTCCAAGTGCCGGATGAACCTGCGGTTCCGAGTCAAGATTCTGGTGCGCAGGAATCCGGTCGATCGATTCGTCTACGGGCCGTGCAGCGCATTCCCTACAAGGATGGCGATCGGGTGCGCTCGATCGAAGGCTTGGAGCTGCTGCGAACCCAACTCGTTCTGGAAGTGGATCAGGAATCTCAGCTGGCTGCCGACATTGAGTTAGTTCCTGATGAAACGGATGAGGAACTGCTGCGGTTACAACTGGTGATTTTGGAATCGCTGGTGATTCGGCGCGATATCACCGCTGATACCACCCAAGGCAGTACCAATACCCGAATTTTGGTACAGGATGGGGAGCAAATTCCACCCGGTGCTGTTGTCGCTCGAACCGAAATCCTCTGTAAAGAAGCGGGGGAAGTTCAAGGGATTCGTGATGGCAGTGAAGCCGTGCGTCGGATTCTGGTGGTGCGCGATGCGGATACCTTAGCGATCGACCTCCCTGAAACTGCCAAGCTGAAAAAGGGTGATCTGCTGGTCAGTGGCTCCCATGACCTGGGTGAACACCTGAAAGAATCCGGTCAGGTAATGGCCGTTGAAGGCAAACAAGCCAAACTTCGATTGGCCCGTCCCTATCGGGTGTCTCCTGGTGCGGTCTTGCACATTGATGACGGCGACCTCGTGCAACGGGGGGATAGCTTAGTGCTACTCATCTTTGAACGGGCTAAGACCGGGGACATCATTCAAGGTCTGCCTCGGATTGAGGAACTGTTGGAAGCCCGGAAACCCAAGGAAGCTTGCATCATTGCGCGCCAGTCGGGTACTGCCCAAGTGATCTACGCGGAGGATGATTCCGTGGAAGTCAAAATTGTTGATCACGATGGTTTGATCACGGAGTATCCCCTCGGCCCTGGGCAAAACGTCATCGTCCTTGATGGCCAAGCGGTGGAAGCCGGGGAACGCCTGACCGACGGCCCGACCAATCCCCACGAGTTGCTAGAAATTCTCTTTTTGGCCAACTCGGAAAAACAGGGCATCCACGAAGCTGCCTTGAAGAGCTTGCAGGAAGTGCAAACCTTCCTGGTGGCGGAAGTGCAAGGGGTTTACCAATCCCAAGGCATTGACATCTCCGACAAACACATTGAAGTGGTTGTGCGGCAGATGACCTCTAAGGTGCGGGTGGATGATGGCGGTGATACTACGATGCTGCCCGGTGAGTTGGTGGAACTGAACCAACTGGAGCAGGTCAATGAAGCCATGGCGATTACCGGGGGTGCTCCGGCGAAATATACGCCTGTCCTGCTGGGGATTACCAAGGCTTCCTTGAACACCGACAGCTTCATCTCGGCGGCATCCTTCCAAGAAACCACGCGGGTTCTGACGGAAGCGGCGATCGAAGGGAAGTCTGACTGGTTGCGCGGTCTGAAAGAAAACGTCATCATTGGTCGTCTGATTCCAGCGGGTACCGGCTTTAACGCCTATGAAGAATCCGGTGGCCCTCAGGATATCGATCTCAGCTTTGAGATGCTGGATGATGATGCGGATCTGACGGATGTCGTTCTCGACGATCGTACGGCTCGGGCCTATGGCTTAGAAAGCTTTGAAGATCGGCCCAGCTTCAGCTTCGAGAGCTTTGGCTCTGGAGAAGGAGAGGGGGGTGAATTTGCCAGCGGTTTTTCGCCCATTCTGGATGATGATGAACTGATTGACGACAGCAGCATTAACCGGAATGACGAGGATGATGACTTAGATGAGGATGATCTGCTGTAG
- a CDS encoding APC family permease, which produces MTFSQLKRLLVGESLPTSAHAEERLTKAAALAVLSSDALSSVAYATQETLLVLMAAGSSRHVLGWSLPIALAIVILLIIVMVSYRQTIRAYPKGGGSYIVARENLGLYPGLIAGASLMIDYILTVAVSVSAGIDNLVSALPALRPLTVDLCLIFIFLLMIANLRGVKESGRIFMVPTYAFIGSIFLLLGIGFFNQLTGNITPVPPPAESIHHIGEELSLFLVLRAFAAGCTALTGVEAISDGVLAFKPPEWKNARQTLLALGIILGIMFLGITYLANLYQVVPADKGETVLSILSRQIVGTNFLYYFIVLFATPTILLLAANTSYADFPRLCYFLARDGFLPRQLSLLGDRLVYSNGILLLSLSAALLVIMFKGDTTAIIPLYAVGVFTSFTLSQAGMVRHWFKEQSKGWQVSAWINGIGTLATLLVLAIVIWTKFALGAWVVVFAIPCLVIFFGSIHRHYRYVADKLSLATLTPKQYVAKPATTAVSHPAIVIVGQVHRGTIEALDYARGIADKIVAVHVDIGGDNEKFQRDWQTFAPDIPLKVLPSPYRSVVEPIVDYVRDFEARYPGVLTTIIIPAFVTRRWWEELLHNQTTLFLKNALRTKKSRVITTVRYYL; this is translated from the coding sequence ATGACGTTTTCACAGTTAAAGCGGTTGCTGGTAGGAGAATCGCTACCAACCAGTGCCCACGCAGAAGAGCGCTTAACCAAAGCCGCAGCCTTGGCAGTGCTATCTTCCGATGCCCTTTCCTCCGTGGCCTATGCGACCCAGGAAACCCTGTTGGTCTTAATGGCTGCGGGAAGCAGTCGCCACGTTTTGGGCTGGTCTCTGCCGATCGCCCTCGCGATCGTGATCTTGTTGATCATTGTCATGGTGTCCTACCGTCAAACCATTCGGGCCTACCCCAAGGGCGGGGGATCCTACATTGTGGCGCGGGAGAACTTGGGACTCTACCCCGGCCTGATTGCTGGAGCCTCATTAATGATTGACTACATTTTGACGGTGGCTGTCAGCGTCTCAGCGGGGATTGATAACTTGGTTTCCGCCTTACCTGCGCTACGGCCCCTGACCGTGGACTTATGTTTGATCTTTATTTTCCTGCTGATGATTGCCAATTTGCGGGGGGTGAAGGAGTCGGGGCGCATCTTCATGGTGCCCACCTATGCCTTTATTGGCAGTATTTTTCTGCTGCTAGGAATTGGATTTTTTAACCAACTCACTGGCAACATTACCCCCGTTCCCCCACCGGCGGAATCCATCCACCACATTGGCGAAGAATTGAGTTTATTCCTAGTCCTGCGGGCTTTCGCAGCGGGATGTACAGCCTTGACAGGGGTGGAAGCCATTTCCGACGGGGTGCTGGCCTTCAAACCACCGGAATGGAAAAATGCGCGACAAACCTTGTTGGCGCTGGGGATTATTCTCGGCATCATGTTTCTGGGCATCACCTACCTCGCAAACCTCTACCAAGTGGTTCCCGCAGACAAAGGCGAAACGGTGCTTTCCATTCTGAGTCGGCAAATTGTTGGAACCAATTTTCTGTACTACTTTATCGTCCTGTTCGCGACGCCAACCATCCTGTTACTGGCTGCCAACACCAGTTACGCAGACTTCCCTCGGCTTTGCTATTTTCTAGCACGGGACGGATTTTTGCCCCGGCAGTTGTCGCTGCTGGGCGATCGCTTGGTTTATTCCAATGGCATTTTGTTACTCAGCTTGTCGGCAGCATTATTGGTGATTATGTTTAAAGGGGATACTACTGCCATCATCCCGCTGTACGCGGTAGGGGTCTTTACATCCTTTACCCTGTCCCAGGCGGGAATGGTACGCCATTGGTTTAAGGAACAATCAAAGGGTTGGCAGGTCAGTGCTTGGATCAATGGCATTGGAACTTTGGCAACGCTGTTGGTGTTGGCGATCGTCATTTGGACGAAATTTGCCCTAGGGGCGTGGGTGGTCGTGTTTGCCATTCCCTGCCTCGTCATATTTTTTGGCAGTATCCACCGCCATTATCGTTACGTAGCAGATAAGTTAAGTTTGGCGACCCTCACCCCAAAACAATATGTCGCAAAACCAGCGACGACAGCCGTGTCCCATCCGGCGATCGTGATTGTGGGGCAAGTCCATCGCGGGACGATCGAAGCCTTGGACTACGCCCGTGGCATTGCTGACAAGATTGTGGCCGTTCACGTGGATATCGGGGGAGACAACGAGAAGTTCCAGCGGGATTGGCAAACCTTTGCACCAGATATTCCCCTTAAAGTCCTCCCTTCGCCCTATCGATCGGTCGTAGAGCCGATCGTGGACTATGTACGGGACTTTGAAGCTCGCTATCCCGGTGTTTTAACCACGATTATTATTCCGGCCTTTGTGACTCGACGCTGGTGGGAAGAGTTGTTGCACAACCAAACAACCCTGTTCTTAAAAAATGCGCTGCGAACGAAGAAGAGTCGGGTCATCACCACGGTGCGCTATTACCTGTAG